The window TACATATCATTGAATACATTATAGAACCAATTgccgaagcatatggaactttaCTCATACGGTTcttatcatccaatgatttAGGACTGTTTTCTTTCGAGATCGATATCCCGTGAGACATTGGGAAAAATCCCCTTTTTGCCTCCTGCATCCCAAATCGATGCAataccttatcaatgtatgtactCTGACTCAGACCGATCAGCCTTCTTGGtctatctctatagatcctgatccctaatatataggtcgaatcgcccaagtctttcatcgagaaatttttcctcaaccaagtcttaacagcctgtaaagaaggtatgtcattccccattagtaatatgtcatccacatatagcactaggaatgccacatggctcccactcactttcttgtaaacacaaggctcatcttcattttgaataaagccaaactctttgactgtttcatcaaaacgaatattccatctccttgaggcttgctttaatccgtatatagatcgacgcaacttacaaaccattttaggaaatctcggatcgacaaaaccttcagattgtgtcatatacacatcctcttctagacttccattcaagaaggcggttttcacatccatctgccaGATTTCGTAGTCATAGTAAGCAGCTATTACAAGCAAAATCCTGATGGGTTTGACCATATCAACTGGTGggaaggtttcatcatagtcaataccatgaatctgtttgaaaccttttgcaactagtcgtgccttatagatctgaacatttccatccatgtcggCTTTCTTattgaaaacccatttacactcaataggtttaactccctcgggtaaatgaaccaaagtccatacttggttttcatacatggaatccatctcagatttcatggcatcaagccatctcttggaatgtggagtgttcttagcatctttgtaggatagaggctcatcattatccataagcatcacatcaccagtttgggtcaagagaaaaccataatatctctGGCCAATGGCGAATCCTACTAGATCTACGAAAGACCTGTGTTTCTGGAACAGGATTACtctcaatattttgatgtacatcctgctcaggttcctgctctggttcaatgttatcatgtggctctcgaacttcatcgagatctattatcctcccactatttttcttagaaagcatctccctttcaaggaacacagcggttcgagcaacaaacactttattctcagaaggattatagaatgaataacctattgtttcaattgggtatcccacaaaattacatttatcatACTCACGTCCTAGCTTGTCAGGATtttgacgtttcacaaacgcctcacatccccaaattttcataaatgacatgctatgacgtttctcagtccatatctcatatggagtgttctagaccgttttagtaggaactcggttaagtgtataggcagtcgtctctagggcatagccccagaaactaattggaagatctgcatgactcatcattgatcgcaccatgtccaacaaggtacgATTCCTCCTCTCagaaactccattccattgtggTGTTCTAGGAGGATTAAGTTGTGCtacaataccacactcttttaagaaattcttaatttcttggcttaagtattcacctccacgatatgatcgtagagtcttaatacttatggtagtttgcttttctgcttcagctttgtactctttgaacctTTCAAAAGAGTCGGATTTGTTCTTCATAAGATAtacatatccatatctactgaaatcatcagtaaatgttatgaagtagtaaaagCCACCTCTTGCCATTGTACGCATAGGACCACATACATCAGTATGTATTAGTTCTAGTCGTTCAGTGGCCCTCTCACCTTGTCCAGTGAAAGGTGCTTTATTCATTTTTCCAATGAGACATTGTTCACATGCTtcgtatgattcaaaattaaacttatccaagtatccatctttatgtaacttggaaatgcgcttctcatttatgtggcctaaacgacagtgccagaggtatgttttatttgagtcatcagttttaagacgtttattattcacattatagatgggagtatccaaatcaagaacatataaaccgttaaataaacgtgcaaccccataggtaacattatttaaagaaaaggaacaactattgttctgaattgaaaaagcaaaacctTTCTTGTCGAAACAAGAAACTAAAATAATGTTTCCGCAAATTGCAGGCACGtaaaaacaattctcaagttctaaaataagcCCAATAGGCAACGATAAATGATAAGTCCCTACGGCTATAGCAAcaacttttgctccattgccaACTCGCAGGTCTACTTCTCCCTTTGCCAATGTCCTACTTCCCTGTAGTTCCTGCACATTAatacaaatgtgagaaccacatccagtatttaatacccaagatgttgaagtagacaaattgaattttataacataaatacctgaatcagaagcggcatcatccttctttttctttagatcctccaaataagcatgacagTTCCTCTTCCAATGACCTGGTTTCTTGCAATAGTGACAATCCCCATCCCTCTGAACACCACCTTTCGGCTTCAAGGCCTTAGTCGAACCATGTTTCGGATTGGCATTAGAATTAGatcccatcttcttcttgcctttccACTTACCTTTTCCTTTGTCCTTCCCCTTAATCACCATCAATATGGGAGTAGGGGACACCTTCTGAATGTTGGtttcagcagttttcaacattgCCAATAATTCGGTGGAGTTCTTGATtatctcattcatattgtaattcattacaaactgaGAATAGTTGTTGTTTGGAGATTGCAAGATCAGATCAATTTGGTGCTCCGGACCAATCAGGGCacccaatttttcaagataatcaatataccctatcatcttcagaacatgcGGTCCTACTGGATCACGTTCACCTTGCTTACAAgcattcaaagatttgaaagtatcaaaccTCCCCTGACGAGCCTGTCCTTCAAAAATACGTTTAAGGTGCTCAATCATATCAtaagaatccatattctcatgtagtttctgaagttcagcactcacggtcgctaacatgagacattgaacatCCGTGTCATCATCGATATGCTTCTGATAAGCATTATGCTGAACACGGGATGATCCTTCGGCGAGAGGTGTAGGGCGACGAATATCTATGACATAGAGCTTGCGCTCTTGTttgaggacaatcctcaaattcctttgCCAGTCAAGGAAGTTTGTTCTTGTCAGCTTGTCTttctcaaggactgatcgtaTAGAGAAattgtttgaattatttgccattggatatctacaatatttcaaatgcataagataaattagtctacagatgtttattaaattatgtcaagtgattatatatatatatatattcaaaatatatatatctcccactattttCTTCAAATTAATAGCCCCAACTATTAATTCGAAAAGCATTTATGTaaatctttctagtgagccaagatccatatttcatccATGTTTTAAGTTAGCGTGGGCTAATACTCTCAAAACATGACATTTTAGGTAGACACCGtttgtcaattatatcaaatataactcttggatagtttggtggagcaaccccttgcacatatttatgtaataaatctcaccaaacttgaaaggcatatgtttagcctatttgtaattaaagaggtaccaactcaactctgataagaaagcaaggtaaatagcaagtactattgaaggaatccgtacgaagaacgtcaagtgatttattgaaattatatgtctgaagaatttcaggttgctgctgcacaccactggaagaagctcATTAATAtcttcaagcctcagtgtacaaataatcttttgtagcacgtccagaagtccagaaggtataaagttttaatactttatttattcagaagattccatactgttgttacttatgaagaagaactacgaagacatagactcgacgaacaagcctcgtttcaaatgtttatttgataaagaatatttaattcagctagatacagatgaaccagacagtacatttgtgtgtcagctactcagattaagtattctgcatcaactacaagtggccgttcgatcaagacaaagatctacaaagtctAATTTCGCCTGAagtccctgctgctgaaggaatattattttataaatattcctttaattattacacttatcaaaataattaaattagttgtataatttatttattaaattgattcacattcgaattaatttaatttatgaatttatatgattaatataattgagtgagtaattattgaatatttatatttataataaatctgttttatatacaattatagcttggtatgactttattaaagaaagtcataccgtgctctTCCAGCTGTCTTatgacttcggtatgactttattcaacaaagtcataccgtgtctattTGGCAGACTTTTCCTTCTGTCACACGCGTTATGTGTGTATGACttaggaaagtcataccgaatggacTCGTATGGCTTTGCTgcaaatgtcataccgtttgcttgaTCTAGGCTTCATCTGGTATGACatattaatgtcataccgtgtcctagTTTCAGGCATTGTCCTTGTGCGCATATGACTTGCttatatatgacttaaaatgttatacaaagctcaaccgaatgactttctttggtaaagtcatgccaaatgaagagtagtgaccaaggaataaagtcataccgcccctggcagtatgacattccatttaaatgtcattccttctttgttttttggcatggctttgtgtaataatgtcatatcttccattgtaatgtctttcctaagctagaaagtcattcctttcaatgtcatacctagatccaagtgatttgcctataaatatggcttcacttcttcatttgtatgttgttcattgcattgtaaactttcaagttgttagtaacttgctattcgttatatccacagttttctgtgctttgatcactcgattgttttaatcactaaactagaatacatcctgtcgaatttattctacgaactttagtggacattaaaacgaaccatattaattatataacgacttaaaacattgttataataattaattaaaatctgattaacaagtttaattcaaatcagattattccgccgcgatttgttagtgacgattgtattcaacccccccttctacaatcgtttcggACCTAACAAAACTCCAAGCCTCTAAACCCACAATCCTATTGTGATTGTTTAGTTATGTTAGACCcaataattcaataactaagtacatttacttaTCATGTCTTCCCATGATTGATTAAAGCACCTTGCTTTGGCAAACCTACTTCTCTCAATCTAGATCTTGATGACTATTAATCATTGGAAGGCATCTGATTAACTTAATATGTTAATTATGGATTTTATTAAAACGACCATGATCCTGTCATAAAGATATcctcaatttttccttgaattaaatattttaaatcaatactctttgattggttgaaaacccgatctgaggtgttggcacaacggctatacttaaaaaccccaaatccgacggattcttcctctcattgaataCCGAAAATCCATAATAAATTCCGTGTTTCACAAACTACGCATACATATCATCATctcatgcatcatatatgtaaagtgcagtatgtaaaTGTGCATGGTTATGTCCTTCATCCTATATGATCCATTCAAGCTAATGAAAGAATCTAGGTCAATCTATGGTGAAAATGTATAACTATTACAAGTCTTCATTCTCCTTGATTGCCCCTCCTTGTGGATCGTCCTTCAATCTTCAAGTACATTtcaatgaataattgaatagAACCTATTCTAATGTACTTATATAAGAAAACTTgagttacattcgagattaaaattacaagaatgaagagcacgacatgcaagtcgtatttatacaaccaaaaCCCAAAACTTTAAACTAAGGATCTTAAGGCCATAACCAGCACCATGCTCAAGCAAACAAATAAGAACACATAATCATACAAAGCGGGGGTCGGGGGGCGGCAGCCCccgggcgggggtccgggggcggcacgccctgggcgggggtccgggggcagCAGCCCCAGGCTGGGGTGGAGCTGACTGGTGCTATAcaaaaaatcatcaatttcgGAACAACATATCATATCTGTTAGCCTCTGCCACTACTACATCATATGAAGTTTCAGAAGCATGTATCATATACTTACTGATCATTCCCCAGTAACCAGATGATTTCCACACACCACTTGTCCAACAGTTTATATCACTATATAAGCATAACATCATATGCAGAACATATAAATCGCATACTAATCAGTCTtggaaaatcataaacatgctagtatcatcatatcactatattTAGCATAACAGAATCATATATGATCGATATAACATATAATGATCGGCATATCTCAAAACCATATCAAGGCAGATTCATAAAACATACATACATGCATCGAATACTGTAAACACGTAACCAAATTAGCCCCTTATAaacgtagctctgataccactgttGGGTTTCAGGGCAAGAAaattgatgtgctcaaaataagattttgaaattaatcgcaagtgcacgatcccgttttaataatataagattcgttccaaggactaaatttattttcgcgaaaacttaatttttaacttaatcaaattagaccaaaagattttgagatgttttattattctaaaataaaatctaaaatttaattactaattgacaattatattttaaaagaaattaattattatcCAAGTAACAATTATTAGTAAACAATTAGCGATTAACAACTACTAACTAACAATTAACAACTGATTTctattcaattaattaattgacaACGAAAGGAAAATCAGGACGTGACGCGCGGCGAAGTTGAGACAACTGAAAAACAGAGGTGCATTCTGATTCTGTAAAATTAACGAAAACTAAAAACGCACGCGGCCAACCGGAAATAAAAACAAGCAAATTAATTAAACGAAGTTAATAAATCTAAACTAGTAATAAAACAAGTAAAAGAAAATCatgaaataaaaagaaaattatgaaaTCGTGCGCGTGAACAGGCCGTGAACAGTAGTCAAATGATTTGAAACTCTGAAGCAGTACGCGCGATCACTAACGAAACCAAATCACCGGAATCTATGAGGATGCCCGGAATAGCTtgaatctcgccggaaaattgatttgaccggaaaatctagccattcccaatatttctaatcaaaGCCCACTAACCTCTATGTTATATGCAAGATTATGAAGAATCATTGAATGGGCCAGGCCCACGAAAGAAGGTCTACTTGGGCCAGGAAAGTCAGGATCAACCCAATTTCAAGGTACCCCTGTTGAAAGACaaggcgcgccctatctttgggCGCGCCCACTTGCCGAAGAAGGTTCATTTCATCCTAATTCCGAAGGGCAGTGAGGGATACTTTatgtttagggggacgcccttgaaCAAGAGTAGATCTCATTGTTATACTATGaaggccctaccttgtagtctagggagttgtcctccttgggaggtagaggacAGAAAGGAAGACACCTTGGAaggtcctatctctgtagtctggcgggttgtccctgtcggggagtaggagAGTGTCCTTGCATTTGGAGTAAGCCCAAAGGGCTAGGCTTCATCGTATTGGACCCCTTccgggaggaagattctagaaggggaggcccagcccacatgggtctcttaggagaaagaactacgtaacggcttgatcccctataaataggggtacgtaggcagattgtaggcatcgatcattcttgaaagctattccagttagcaatctagaaccctttgcttacaattgcagccaccTCCACAACAAACAATCAACCATctcctacattctcgccaacagaaatcttgatccacgccgcgaacctcatctttgttaacctaccagttttctccgttaacaaattggcgctagaagaaGGGGCTAGTTCAAGATTTTCCATCGAGGAGAAAGATGTCGAATCACGGCGAGACAACGCCCGGCGGGAACCAACCCCCCGATCCCAGATCGGGGATAGGCGATAACCCTCCCGTCGACAACACGCCGGTCGGGAACGCCTCCCAGGACAGAGCAATCATCATAACAGACGGAGAGTCGGGCGTTATGAGACGCCCCATCTCCGGCTCGCCGCCGGTATTCATAAGCAACGAGGAGTTACTCAAGGAGTTGCACTACTTGAGAAACGAAGCGAGAGAACAGCAAGCTCTCAGAGAGCGAGTTGCCCAACTGGAGTCCCTTGTTCCCGGAACACATCGTTCCGGGAAGCAGCCCTTTGAAGAGGAAAGTCAGTCAGGCCATCGCGATGATAGAAGGCCTGTGATTGTTCCACGAAACTTATTCGCGTCAGGCGGCCAGACTACTGCCGGAGGAGAGGGCGCCAGGGACGGAGGAAGACCCCCGCAAGATAGACGATCAACCGCACATCTGGAGGAAGCCAGTCGAGATGTTAACGCTCTGGCGGAAAGATACAGAGGAAGAGTCAGTAGGGCGGATCTTTTGGCCCTGATCAAAGATCTTGAAAGCAGACCTGAATATGCGAGTACCGGATCAAGAACGGCAGGCACGGGACGAGAAGGACATAGGAAGGAGATTCCGCATGGATCAGACTCAAGAAGCTATGACCGATCGCAAGAACAAGAACCCCGTGGTTTAGGAGGAAGATCGGAGCGAGACCCGATTGTGCTTGAAGGACGGCAGAGTCAGGGAGGAACGCGCGAGCATGCGACGTCTCCGGGCAACGGAAAGACTCATCATCAGGTTCTTTTCTTGTCTCCTCTTTGTAAATTATCGTAAAAGTTATGTTATATTTCGTTCTGGTAGTAGTAGGATATGTAATAATGAATGGTTAGGCAAATCTTGATCAGACCATTGCCGATCCGCACATTCAAGCCTCGTCTCAGGCCAATGCTCATGCCAATCCGCATATTCAAGCCTCATCTCAGGCCAATGCGCCCCCATCTGCTCAGACTCACGCTAATCAATCCAATCTTCTCGCCACGGCAAATGACCTCATGGCTACCGGAACACTACCATCAATGACTCTGTCACGGCCAAACGTTCAGACCATTCCAGGCATCGGAGCCATTGATGTCAACAGCCTGAGGAAGCTTCTGGCACATTTCGACGGAAGCCAAACGTCTCTTTCAAGCCAAGCCCTATCACCATTCTCTGCTGAAGTGATAGAGGCTCCGCTGCCAGCCAATTACAGAAACACCACCTCCGATTTAAAGTTTCATGGCAACTCAGATGCTGTAGAGTTTCTTGGAAGGTTCAATGTTGAGATGGGTGTCTACCAGATACCGGATCCTGTCAGGTGTAGACTTCTTGCGGCCACATTCAGAGATAGTGCCTACCAATGGTTCCGGAAATTGGAACCAGCATCCATCACTACTTGGACAAGCATGCAGACTATGTTCTTGACTCAGTTCCAGGCAACCGTCAAGTATGCTCCACCGGTCACCACTCTggcaaatatcaaacaaaaggaaGGAGAGACTCTTCATGCCTACTTCAAACGCTTCAATGCAGAGTCATCCAATGTTCGGGGGGCAACTGATGAGACACTGAAAAGCTTCTTGGTGGCTGGGCTTCGAGTAGGAACTGATTTTTGGAAGCACTTGCAAGGCAATGATCCCAAGTCTCTGGCAGATTTATATGCAAGGGCTGAGGCATACAAAAATGTTGAACAGTCACTGGCTGAGAGTCGAAAGAATGAGAGAAGCCCTGGTAAGGCTCGACAAAAGAGAAGGGACCGGTCCCCAAGTCCAGAACAAAGGGGGAGGCGACGAAGTCCCAACCGGGTCAACACCATGTATAGAAGGAACTACACACCTCCTCGAGATCATGAAGAAAGGGAAGATCGTTGGACACCGCTTGCCGCGCCAATTGATCACATCTTCGAAGTTAATCGTGACAAGGGAC of the Daucus carota subsp. sativus chromosome 4, DH1 v3.0, whole genome shotgun sequence genome contains:
- the LOC135152199 gene encoding uncharacterized protein LOC135152199; translated protein: MANNSNNFSIRSVLEKDKLTRTNFLDWQRNLRIVLKQERKLYVIDIRRPTPLAEGSSRVQHNAYQKHIDDDTDVQCLMLATVSAELQKLHENMDSYDMIEHLKRIFEGQARQGRFDTFKSLNACKQGERDPVGPHVLKMIGYIDYLEKLGALIGPEHQIDLILQSPNNNYSQFVMNYNMNEIIKNSTELLAMLKTAETNIQKVSPTPILMVIKGKDKGKGKWKGKKKMGSNSNANPKHGSTKALKPKGGVQRDGDCHYCKKPGHWKRNCHAYLEDLKKKKDDAASDSGTTGK